Below is a genomic region from Neurospora crassa OR74A linkage group VII, whole genome shotgun sequence.
TCATCTGGGCACACTGAGCCATGGCGGGATCCTTGCCCATACTTGCCATGGCCACAACCGTCTCTCCCTTGGTGTAATAAGCCACCCACTTGCCCTGGTCAGGCTCGCCCTGGAGAACAAGGTCATCCCATCCGTGGTTCGAGTTTCCGCAGTACCGAAGCTGTGCGCCAAGCGCGCTCCAGAACACCGGGGTGAAGAACTCGGGCTTCAGGTTGGGGTGCACGATATGGTTGGCCACTGTACGGCCAGCGTTTTGAGCGACGTTGTAATGCTCAATACGGACGTATTTGCCGTCGCCGCCGGGGCCATGGTAGGGATACGAGGCAATGTCGCCAATGGCGTACACATCCTTGAGCCCAACAACCGAAAAGCTCTCGTCGACCTTCAAGCTGCCGTCGTCCTCCAGGCGGACAACACTGTTTTCCTTGAGGTACTCGGTAGCTGGCGAAACGCCGACGCCCAGAATGACCATGTCGGCATCAAGCTTGGTTCCGTCCTTGAGATGGACTGAGCCAACCTTGGAGGGGTCGGCTGATGATGGCTCGGCCTTGTCGACGCCGGCCGACATGTAGAACTTGACACCCTTGGACTCGATGTTCTTCCTGACGATGGCTCCCACGCGCTCGCCGAGCACGCGCTCCAAGGGTTCCTTTTCCATTCCGATAATGGCCACATCATTTCCGTCGGACGTGCAAGCAGCGATCTCCATGCCGATAAAGGAAGAGCCAATGATGACaatcttcttgcccttcttctcgccaATCGCCTccttgatgttcttggcATCGTGGACATTGCGCAGGGTGAAGATGTTGCCCAAGACCTGGAAGCCTTGCAGAGGTAGTAGCTTGGGGGTGCCGCCAGTAGCAAGGACCAGTCTAGAGTAAGGGAGTTGTTGACCGGACTTGGTCTTGACTGTCTTGCCCCCAAAATCGACACCGACTACCTCGTCCTGGACAAAGTCAATGTCTCCGGTCTTGAACCATTCGGCATCGCGCCATTGTAGCTTGCTGAGATCGGTCATGAGCGTCTTGCTGAGCTTGGGGCGGTCAATGGGCAGGTAGCCCTCGTTGGTGACGACGGTGATGGGACCAGAGAAGCCTAGCTCACGTAATCCTTCCACGGCGCCGAGAGCACCGGaaccaccaccgacaacaaccaCTCTGTCGGATAGAGGAGCTCCGGCAACCTTGCACTTGATCTTGGGCTTGCGATGGCCGGCCTTGATGGTCTCGGCATCACCCGTGATGTAGACAGCGCCGTCGCGTTCGGTGGCCTTGAAGACCGGGAGCGCATCGAGGGCAGGGGCGTTTTCAATATCGCCCGTCGTGGTGTTGAAGCAGGCTCCGTGCCAGGGGCAAGTCAGCTTTCCGTTGTGGCCCAGAACACCCTTGGCCAAGGGGGCACTACAGTCGCATTAGTAAAAAGGATTCTTTGAAGTCGAATGTCGTAGGCTACATACCCGTAGTGAGTACACCGAGGGCCAATGGCCTGGGTCTTGCCGGCggcgttgaggaggaggaccttTGCATCCAAAccctcgacctcgacctcGTGCTTCTCGCCGGGTTGGAGGTTGAGAGAGGTGATGCCCTTGAGCTTGTATTCTTGCGCCATTGTGAAGCGTGGTGTCGACGAGAAGGGACGCGTTGTTGtagtcgttgttgttgttgttgtcggtgttgttgtcgttgttggagtGCGTAGTAGAAGAGAGAATCGAGTCGCGAGGAGTTGTCGCTGGCAGGCTGCTGAGAGGGGTCGAGAGAGGGGTAGAGAGCGGGAGAGAGGCGGCAGTGCAATCATGGATGTCATCCGATGGCTGCAGTGGTCACAATTCGATTGATCGTGTAGAGCACAGTGGGGGAAGAAATTGAAGAGAGGGATGGAGGGGTcatggtgaagaagaagaagagggttcAGATACTACTGTAGTGAGTGGGAGGTACCTTGGCTACCTACGATGGGAGATGGGATCATGGGACTGGACGGGATCATTGATGTCACGGTAATCAAGAAACCATGATTGGTGAGCTCGCACTCAGTTGCTGTGTGCCATCAACAACTCACAATGGACAGGCCAGAAGTGGGATGAAGTAGCAGCGATGGGCTATCTGGAGGTACTTAAAGGtgcaccttgatggccactCACGATCCACAGTCAGAGGGTGCAACTGTGACAGATCTGGCAGCTTTTAATCTATGATGACTTCAAATAACATTATCGACCATTACAGCCACCCAAGGTCTACCATAGTTTAATAGACCTCAATAACTTGAATGAGGGTGGCATATCAACATGAAAGGGAGTGATGCTTGGAAACCAAACAATGTTCCAGGGAATGGGCCTGCTTGATGTACCAATTGGTAGAAGCTAGAGATAGCTCCCGCTCTTGAGGTTATGCGGGGAGTGTCCAGTCTGTCATGTCCAGTCGATGCCGTCATTGCAgtgggtacctacctagaggtacctacctctagcacTATCGAAGCAATCTGATTGGTTCAATTCGGTTCTGTCAACAGGACGACACTGCAGCCAACTGAATGCTCCACGAATCCCCCCCTCTTCCTGCCGACCTACGGTTACGAACCTCGACAAAACACCATTCCATACTTCGGTCCTCTACCTACTTCGGCTCCCTACATAGAGTACACTAATCAACAGCCATCACAGCTTGCTCCCCTTGTCTATCCTCTTGGCCAACTGCCGCAATTCCTTGCGCAAAATCTTTCCACTCGGACTCTTGGGAATGGCATCAATAAACACCACTCCTCCCCGAAGCTTCTTGTGGTTGGCCACTTTGCTGGCAACCCAATCTACaatctcctcggccttgagAGTCGCATCGCCAGCCACGACATACGCCCTATTCCACTCGCTACATTAGCTTCTGATATCCGGCATCATGTTCGACTGACTCTTTTGACGGGACACTCACCGAGGAACTTCAGTCTCTTCACCGTCCACACCAATCACTGCCGCATCCGCAATCTTGGCATGGCTGACCAACAAGGCCTCCAGCTCGGCCGGTGCCACCTGGAGCCCCTTGTACTTGATGAGTTCCTGCGACTCCTTGTTAGTCATCCATGTTGTCCGTTGACCACCTACAAGTCACAGCAGGaaaccaccatcatctcTTACCTTCTTTCGATCGACGATATAAAACTTGCCGTCTTTAAAGAGCCCGATATCCCCAGTGCAGAACCACCCATCCACAAAGGCCTCCTTGTTGGCTGCATCGTtcatataataccccttggTCACGTTCGGTCCCTTGACCCAAAGCTCGCCCGCTTGCCCTGGTTCCACGTCcttgccatcatcatcaacaatgcGCGCCCGGCCATTCATCACCAGCATCGACACACTCCCTGTTTCGTCGTCGATCCCTCGCGGCATGGTTGTCATGGCGCCCGTCGTCTCGCTCAAACCCCATGTCTGCGTCAGATGTGCCTTGCCTTTTCCCAGATTCTTCCGCGCTGCCAGTTGGAGCTCCTTTCCCATGGGAGCTGCCCCCGCCACAGCCCACTCCACCGAGTCAAACTGATCGGTCACCAGAGGGCTTTTGGCAATGGCCAGGTATATGGGGGGTACCGAGACGAGCGTCGTGATCTGGTATTTCTTGCTGTACTCGAGGAACTTGACAAGGTTGAAGCGCGGCATCCAGTACAAGGTGCCGCCCACATAGAAGCTGTTGACAAAGTAGCCCTGCACTCCCGCAATGTGGGCCGCCGGCAAGTGGGCAATGGTCCGGTAGTCCGCCGACATATCCCGTCCCCTTGCCTTCTCATACTCTCGAGCCGGATCCAGCACAAGACATGCCTGGCTTACCATGTTGGTGTGCGAGAGCCTGCACATTTTAGGCAAGCCAGTGGTCCCGCTCGAAAAGAGAATGCAGATAATGCTGTTTTCAAGGGCTTTCGTGTCCGTGATACGTTGCCACTCCAAGGTTTTGGTGGAGATGGGAATGGGTCTTGACTGTTCAAGGTTGGTGAGTTCGAGGTGCGGCTGCGACCCCAGAACAAGGACTCGGGAGCCAGGAATGTTGGCCAGCTTTGCCGCGGCTGCAGCAACTTCCTTGGTGTCTTCGTTACACAGGACGAGCTTTGCCCCGATCTGCTTGATCTGCCCAGCGAGCTCGGTAGCCGTGGATGCCGGACTTGATGCCGAGAAGATGGCGCCCGCCGCGATGGTCGAATAGAACAGGCAGGGCAAGAGGAAGTGTCCTGACGAGATACACAACACCACATCTTTTTCCGGCCCGTCTTGACCAATGCCGTACCGTTGACGAAGGGTATAAGCCAGCCGCTTGACCAAGTGCCGAAGCTGGGCTTTACTGACTGCCTTGCTGGGATCGGCAGCGTCGGCGTGGACCACCGTGTCCTCCTTCGCTCCGCATGCTGATGAGTCTGCAAAGGCATCAGTAAAGTTCAACGGCTAATGCTGACAATGGTTCCTTGGCCAGGGTGCGTTACCAAAGAGGAGAGACAACAGGTCAAGCTGTGGAAAGTCTCGCTGCTGCGATGCCTTGTAAATGATGCCGGAAGACGTCTTCTCCACGATGGTCGCCATCTGGTTTATAATCCTGTCACTGTACAAGTGAAAACTACAAAGGCAAACCTTGTATGCAGCTCTCAAAACCCAATCTCGCAAGAAGCAGCATCTTATACCTGAAGGACGTTCGTTAGCGCCTGGCCTTACCCGCTTGGACACCGCAAGAACAGAAAGGAGGTCGCCGGCCGGCCATGTGTCTAACTTGTACGCTTTGCCGTTTTCGATAAAAGGGCGTTCTTTGGACAACCTGAACAGAGCTTATCGATCATTGAGGCGGCGAATGAGAGCTCATCCCAGCAATCTCTTTCCCCGCAAATCGGGGGGACTGCACGAGCATACTCAGCAAACCTCGGCACTTTCGGATTGACGTCAAGGATTCCATGTCGTTCTTTCGCTACACTACATATCTATGACACTACGTACAACTTATGTCCGAGACATGGGTAGTTATTTGTATTACAGCCGCATTGCCGGTGGCCGATAATGCCGGAGGCTGACCGCCCTTGATCGTCGCCCGGTTACCTCGGCACTCCACTATTAACCACATACCGTTCACCACTGATCGGGATCCGCATCCGCAAAAGTATCACCAATGGCAATCTCATCAAACCAAACCTGACGGAAGGGCTGAGAGCCAGAATAGCCCGAATCATACCAAGCATTGGCATAGAGACCGACTCGGAACTGGAATCTCACGTCGGTGTCGAGAGTCGTCTTGATGTCGTAGTGCTCGACGACCTTGGTTCCATCGTACCAGAGCTTGAAGAAGCCCGAGCTGTCGCTCCTCCAACTGACCTGCATCACAATCTTGTGCCAGGTACCAGCGCTGACATTGATGCCGGTGTCGAAAGGAGTGGTTGAGGGAGAGCAGAGCGTGCCACTCTTGACTCTGGTCATGAGACGGTTTCCATTGACCCAGACCATGGTCGTAGGCGACCACTCATCACAACTGCTGGAGCCAAAGTTGCCGATGAACTGAGCAAGGTTATAGGACTGCGCGGGGCTCGACTGCCAGTCGCCTTGCAGACGGAACATGAAGCCATAGAAGCGTGTCTCGCCCCGGGCGTAGCCGTTGAGAGTCCGCACTTCAGCGTGGTAGCGGCCCGAGTAGGAAGAGTCGTAGGTCTGCTCGAACTTGAGGGCTGTGCCTCCCTCGTATACCACGTTGGTCACTTCGGAGATCTTGCCCTTGTTTTCGGTCTGCTGGCCATCCCAGCCGCTGAGGGTGCCGTGGTTGCTGAAGATTTGGGTTCCCTGGACGAGGACGGGCGTCACGGCTGCGAGCGCGGCGATGAGCATATGTCGAATACCCATGTTGTGTCAAGAGATATCAGCGGCAATTACCGGGCGGGTCGGTATTTAATTGAGGAGGTAGCAAGGTTGGATGCTCATGAAGCTTCTCCAGGAGAGGATGGTCGGCTCATGGTCGACTTTTGTACTTTTCTCGCAGCATTACGGGGACGTTGAAGTTCTCAGCTGAAAGGGACATGAGTAAGAACCTCTTCGCATGCCGTGAGTAAGCAGCCACATATACAAGCTTACAATCCAATCGCGGCCTTCTTATGTTGGCTGCCTGGGCGGAATATTGGTGGCGTCTCCGGCGCTTACTAAGGTTAAACAGGCAGGTGGTATCAACAGAAGCCTTGGAAGTATCTTCACCGAATCGGGATGCCCTCACCATTTCCCATCATTCCTGCTCATGGGTACGTTACCCTGCTAGCGCATGGCCCCAGTCAAGTCGCTGTATCGCCAACAGATGGCAAGTCTGCCACAATACTCGCAGTTGCACAAGTACAAGCAATGGTTCATGGGTCACTCAGAGGAATGGGTATGGCTAACAAAGCACCATTGCGAAGACACATGCGGTTCAGGCTACATGCTCTCGACAGATCCGGGTCGAAATTCA
It encodes:
- a CDS encoding 4-coumarate-CoA ligase 1 → MATIVEKTSSGIIYKASQQRDFPQLDLLSLLFDSSACGAKEDTVVHADAADPSKAVSKAQLRHLVKRLAYTLRQRYGIGQDGPEKDVVLCISSGHFLLPCLFYSTIAAGAIFSASSPASTATELAGQIKQIGAKLVLCNEDTKEVAAAAAKLANIPGSRVLVLGSQPHLELTNLEQSRPIPISTKTLEWQRITDTKALENSIICILFSSGTTGLPKMCRLSHTNMVSQACLVLDPAREYEKARGRDMSADYRTIAHLPAAHIAGVQGYFVNSFYVGGTLYWMPRFNLVKFLEYSKKYQITTLVSVPPIYLAIAKSPLVTDQFDSVEWAVAGAAPMGKELQLAARKNLGKGKAHLTQTWGLSETTGAMTTMPRGIDDETGSVSMLVMNGRARIVDDDGKDVEPGQAGELWVKGPNVTKGYYMNDAANKEAFVDGWFCTGDIGLFKDGKFYIVDRKKELIKYKGLQVAPAELEALLVSHAKIADAAVIGVDGEETEVPRAYVVAGDATLKAEEIVDWVASKVANHKKLRGGVVFIDAIPKSPSGKILRKELRQLAKRIDKGSKL
- a CDS encoding rubredoxin-NAD(+) reductase — its product is MTSMIALPPLSRSLPLSRPLSAACQRQLLATRFSLLLRTPTTTTTPTTTTTTTTTTRPFSSTPRFTMAQEYKLKGITSLNLQPGEKHEVEVEGLDAKVLLLNAAGKTQAIGPRCTHYGAPLAKGVLGHNGKLTCPWHGACFNTTTGDIENAPALDALPVFKATERDGAVYITGDAETIKAGHRKPKIKCKVAGAPLSDRVVVVGGGSGALGAVEGLRELGFSGPITVVTNEGYLPIDRPKLSKTLMTDLSKLQWRDAEWFKTGDIDFVQDEVVGVDFGGKTVKTKSGQQLPYSRLVLATGGTPKLLPLQGFQVLGNIFTLRNVHDAKNIKEAIGEKKGKKIVIIGSSFIGMEIAACTSDGNDVAIIGMEKEPLERVLGERVGAIVRKNIESKGVKFYMSAGVDKAEPSSADPSKVGSVHLKDGTKLDADMVILGVGVSPATEYLKENSVVRLEDDGSLKVDESFSVVGLKDVYAIGDIASYPYHGPGGDGKYVRIEHYNVAQNAGRTVANHIVHPNLKPEFFTPVFWSALGAQLRYCGNSNHGWDDLVLQGEPDQGKWVAYYTKGETVVAMASMGKDPAMAQCAQMMQLNKMPTKSQLKDGLDILSLGPPQ
- a CDS encoding glucuronan lyase A; the protein is MGIRHMLIAALAAVTPVLVQGTQIFSNHGTLSGWDGQQTENKGKISEVTNVVYEGGTALKFEQTYDSSYSGRYHAEVRTLNGYARGETRFYGFMFRLQGDWQSSPAQSYNLAQFIGNFGSSSCDEWSPTTMVWVNGNRLMTRVKSGTLCSPSTTPFDTGINVSAGTWHKIVMQVSWRSDSSGFFKLWYDGTKVVEHYDIKTTLDTDVRFQFRVGLYANAWYDSGYSGSQPFRQVWFDEIAIGDTFADADPDQW